A portion of the Stigmatella aurantiaca DW4/3-1 genome contains these proteins:
- a CDS encoding helix-turn-helix transcriptional regulator: MKSSRLLALLLVLQRRGTAKASELAEELEVSVRTLYRDVAALMAAGVPVWTEPGPHGGIRLMEGWRTRLDGLTADEANALFLFGAPQAMADLGLATVAVSARAKVDATLPKELRGRAHRIRERFLLDAPGWFSRSESLDALPAVAEAVWEGRRLDLQYGAPPKRRRVDPFGLVLKAGTWYLVARHEQSLRTYRISRIHRAEARAETFTRPADFDLAAWWAESSVAFDRSLLTYRCRARLSPHAQALLRTVIPHDAVRRMLEEAGAPDAEGWRTVELQLEGEDVAAEQLAGLGGGIEVLEPLSLRRRLHEVGMQMAALNGPSPASGPPDES; encoded by the coding sequence ATGAAATCCAGCCGCCTGCTCGCCTTGCTCCTCGTGCTCCAGCGGCGGGGAACCGCCAAGGCCTCGGAACTCGCCGAGGAACTGGAAGTCTCCGTTCGCACGCTCTACCGGGACGTGGCGGCGCTGATGGCGGCGGGGGTGCCCGTGTGGACGGAGCCGGGCCCGCATGGGGGCATCCGGCTGATGGAGGGTTGGCGCACCCGGCTCGACGGGCTGACCGCCGACGAGGCGAACGCCCTGTTCCTGTTCGGCGCGCCGCAGGCCATGGCGGACCTGGGCCTGGCCACGGTGGCCGTCAGCGCGCGGGCCAAGGTGGATGCCACGCTCCCCAAGGAGCTGCGGGGCCGGGCCCACCGGATCCGGGAGCGGTTCCTGCTCGATGCGCCCGGCTGGTTTTCCCGGAGCGAGTCCCTGGACGCCCTGCCGGCGGTGGCCGAGGCTGTCTGGGAAGGGCGCCGGCTCGATCTTCAGTACGGCGCTCCGCCCAAGCGTCGACGTGTGGATCCGTTCGGCCTCGTGCTCAAGGCGGGCACCTGGTACCTGGTGGCGAGGCATGAGCAGTCTCTGAGGACCTACCGGATCAGCCGGATCCACCGGGCCGAGGCGAGGGCCGAGACATTTACCCGCCCCGCGGACTTCGATCTGGCCGCTTGGTGGGCCGAGTCCTCGGTGGCGTTCGACCGTTCCTTGCTGACGTACCGCTGCCGCGCGCGTCTGTCGCCACACGCGCAGGCCCTCCTGAGAACGGTGATTCCGCATGATGCCGTCCGCCGCATGCTGGAGGAGGCGGGAGCACCCGATGCGGAGGGGTGGCGAACGGTGGAACTCCAACTGGAGGGAGAGGATGTGGCGGCTGAGCAGCTCGCCGGGCTGGGGGGCGGCATCGAGGTGCTCGAACCCCTGTCCTTGCGGCGGCGTCTCCATGAGGTGGGCATGCAGATGGCGGCCCTGAACGGCCCAAGCCCCGCTTCAGGGCCGCCGGACGAATCCTGA
- a CDS encoding dihydrofolate reductase family protein, which yields MTRTQYYVAASIDGYIADSAGKLDWLFQFNDTPGLTEHYQAFIDSVGPLAMGAATYEFILGENQPWPYADRPTWVFTHRPLPAIPGANLRFTTEDVSAVHAQMVEAAAGKNLWLIGGGNLVAQFVRQGLLDEILLSVVPVVLGGGIPLLPAALTRPLELTGLTRFDRGMVELRYTLPSRAPAPKG from the coding sequence ATGACACGCACCCAATATTACGTAGCGGCCAGCATCGATGGGTACATCGCCGACAGCGCCGGGAAGCTGGACTGGCTCTTCCAGTTCAACGACACCCCAGGCTTGACCGAGCACTACCAAGCGTTCATCGACAGCGTGGGCCCCCTGGCCATGGGCGCCGCCACCTATGAGTTCATCCTCGGCGAAAATCAGCCCTGGCCCTATGCGGACCGGCCCACCTGGGTCTTCACCCATCGCCCGCTGCCCGCCATCCCTGGAGCGAACCTCCGCTTCACCACCGAGGACGTGAGCGCCGTCCACGCCCAGATGGTGGAGGCCGCCGCGGGGAAGAACCTCTGGCTCATCGGCGGCGGCAACCTCGTCGCGCAGTTCGTGCGGCAGGGGCTGCTGGACGAAATCCTCCTGAGCGTCGTTCCCGTTGTCCTCGGGGGAGGAATCCCGCTGCTGCCCGCGGCCCTCACGCGCCCGCTCGAGCTCACCGGGCTCACCCGGTTCGACCGGGGCATGGTCGAGTTGCGGTACACGCTCCCCTCCCGCGCCCCGGCGCCCAAAGGCTGA
- a CDS encoding acyl-CoA synthetase translates to MSSASPRNMTDYEAVYRSFRWERPEHFNFATDVIDVQASGRPEALALLWSDEGGQARRFTFAELRRHSLQAARFLTDLGLRRGDRVFVLMPRIPEWWFIVLGCMRAGIVFMPGTPMLTAKDIRYRLAAAEARAVITEASCLERFEGLVGTGQVKHWIALGEVPSPWIRYAPEEGTATDGVSFEPTRADEPMLLYFTSGTTGMPKMVLHTHASYGLGHTVTGRYWLDLTPEDRHLTLSDTGWAKCAWGKLFGPWSQGACNVVYDYRGRFDAPRILKMLETQRVTTFCAPPTAWRALVLQDLSKYDLSAIRHAVSAGEPLNPEVIDSWKAATGLHIREGYGQTETVVVVGMFPALEPRVGSMGKPSPGFTVSVIDEQGQEVGPGQEGDIAVRVAPERPVGLFQGYLQDDAANEACRRGDWYVTGDRAVKDADGYFYFVGRADDVIKTSGYRVGPFEVESALIEHAAVAESAVIGVPDERIGQRIKAYVVLAPGYTGSPALATELQEHVKRTTAAYKYPREIEFVTELPKTVSGKIRRAELRGSAR, encoded by the coding sequence ATGTCCTCTGCATCCCCCCGCAACATGACGGACTACGAGGCGGTGTACCGGTCCTTCCGGTGGGAGCGGCCCGAGCACTTCAACTTCGCCACGGACGTCATCGACGTGCAGGCATCCGGGCGCCCCGAGGCCCTGGCACTGCTCTGGTCGGACGAGGGCGGCCAGGCGCGGCGCTTCACCTTCGCGGAGCTGCGGCGGCACTCGCTTCAGGCGGCCCGCTTCCTGACGGACCTGGGGTTGCGGCGGGGCGACCGGGTGTTCGTCCTGATGCCGCGCATTCCAGAGTGGTGGTTCATCGTGCTCGGGTGCATGCGCGCGGGCATCGTCTTCATGCCCGGCACGCCCATGCTCACGGCGAAGGACATTCGCTACCGGCTGGCGGCCGCGGAGGCGCGGGCGGTCATCACCGAGGCGAGCTGCCTGGAGCGCTTCGAGGGGCTGGTGGGCACGGGGCAGGTGAAGCACTGGATTGCCCTGGGCGAGGTCCCCTCGCCGTGGATCCGCTACGCGCCGGAGGAGGGGACGGCCACGGATGGCGTGTCCTTCGAGCCCACGCGGGCGGATGAGCCCATGCTCCTCTATTTCACCTCGGGCACCACGGGCATGCCGAAGATGGTGCTCCACACCCATGCCAGCTATGGCTTGGGGCACACGGTGACGGGGCGCTACTGGTTGGATTTGACGCCCGAGGACCGGCACCTGACGCTGTCGGACACGGGCTGGGCCAAGTGCGCGTGGGGCAAGTTGTTCGGGCCTTGGAGCCAGGGGGCGTGCAATGTCGTGTACGACTACCGCGGGCGGTTCGATGCGCCGCGCATTCTGAAGATGCTGGAGACGCAGCGGGTGACGACGTTTTGCGCGCCGCCCACGGCGTGGCGGGCGCTCGTGTTGCAGGACCTGTCGAAGTACGACCTGAGCGCCATCCGCCACGCGGTGAGCGCGGGCGAGCCGTTGAACCCCGAAGTCATCGACAGCTGGAAGGCGGCAACGGGGCTGCACATCCGCGAGGGGTACGGGCAGACGGAGACGGTGGTGGTGGTGGGGATGTTCCCGGCGCTGGAGCCGCGCGTGGGCTCCATGGGCAAGCCCTCCCCGGGCTTCACGGTGTCCGTCATTGACGAGCAAGGCCAGGAGGTGGGCCCGGGGCAGGAGGGGGACATCGCGGTGCGCGTGGCGCCGGAGCGGCCGGTGGGGCTGTTCCAGGGCTATCTCCAGGATGACGCGGCCAACGAGGCCTGCCGGCGCGGGGACTGGTACGTGACGGGGGACCGGGCGGTGAAGGACGCGGACGGCTACTTCTATTTCGTGGGGCGCGCGGACGACGTCATCAAGACCTCGGGCTACCGGGTGGGGCCATTCGAGGTGGAGTCCGCGCTCATCGAGCACGCGGCGGTGGCCGAGTCGGCGGTCATCGGGGTGCCGGACGAGCGCATCGGCCAGCGCATCAAGGCCTACGTGGTGCTGGCGCCGGGGTACACGGGCTCCCCGGCGCTGGCCACGGAGCTCCAGGAGCACGTGAAGCGGACGACGGCCGCGTACAAGTACCCCCGGGAGATCGAATTCGTGACGGAGCTGCCGAAGACGGTGAGTGGGAAGATCCGCCGGGCCGAGCTGCGGGGCTCCGCGCGATAG
- a CDS encoding heparin lyase I family protein, with amino-acid sequence MKRFLLLITALLMPTLASATTLWKGDFEPGNTSQWSSSQSVASDRLQVVTDTVREGRYALKVTVKKGDNPISASGNRNELLYLSRETPNTEYFYKWSTLFPKGYPSVDKWQVFAQWHQDGCCGSPPLEFYVVGEEMRLRVGGSSGRVVWKAPLKREQWHDFVMRVKWSSDAKVGFVELYKDGKLVLPKTMAATQFGKEKNYLKLGLYRDASVSPTATLYHDGFVMASTLADVMPPPPAPVPVPVPEEQPAPAPTPAPETEIGTELPTSPLPETGVDTPSLPSPPSYTTLPGDPGDDRQDLEFGAPQGCGASASGGMPAMAAVGLLGAALLMRRRSALVRVRASKRR; translated from the coding sequence TTGAAGCGTTTCCTTCTGCTCATCACCGCCCTGCTGATGCCCACCCTTGCGTCGGCCACCACCCTCTGGAAGGGGGACTTCGAGCCCGGCAACACCTCTCAGTGGTCCAGCAGCCAGAGCGTCGCCTCGGACAGGCTCCAAGTCGTCACGGACACCGTGCGGGAGGGGCGCTATGCGCTCAAGGTGACGGTGAAGAAGGGGGACAATCCCATCAGCGCCAGCGGCAACCGCAACGAGCTGCTGTACCTGAGCCGGGAGACCCCCAACACCGAGTATTTCTATAAGTGGAGCACCCTGTTCCCCAAGGGCTACCCCTCGGTGGACAAGTGGCAAGTCTTCGCGCAGTGGCACCAGGATGGCTGCTGCGGCTCGCCCCCCCTGGAGTTCTATGTGGTGGGAGAGGAGATGCGGCTGCGCGTGGGCGGAAGCTCCGGCCGCGTGGTGTGGAAGGCCCCCCTCAAGCGCGAGCAGTGGCATGACTTCGTGATGCGCGTGAAGTGGTCCTCCGATGCCAAGGTGGGCTTCGTCGAGCTCTACAAGGACGGCAAGCTCGTGCTGCCCAAGACGATGGCGGCCACCCAGTTCGGCAAGGAGAAGAACTACCTGAAGCTCGGCCTGTACCGGGATGCGAGCGTCTCCCCCACCGCCACGCTCTACCACGATGGGTTCGTCATGGCCTCGACCCTGGCGGACGTGATGCCCCCGCCCCCCGCCCCCGTCCCCGTCCCCGTCCCCGAGGAGCAGCCGGCGCCCGCGCCCACGCCCGCTCCGGAGACCGAGATCGGCACCGAGCTGCCCACGTCCCCCCTGCCGGAGACCGGCGTGGACACGCCCTCCCTCCCCTCGCCGCCTTCCTACACCACCCTGCCGGGCGACCCGGGGGATGACCGGCAGGACCTGGAGTTCGGCGCCCCGCAGGGCTGCGGTGCCTCCGCCAGCGGTGGCATGCCCGCCATGGCCGCGGTGGGCCTGCTCGGCGCGGCCCTGCTCATGCGCCGCCGCTCCGCGCTCGTCCGCGTTCGCGCCTCGAAGCGGCGGTAA
- a CDS encoding metal-dependent hydrolase, whose product MNPIVHAELSWLAAQGLRERRDRVLVTCAGLAPDLDGLSLLGGEAFYARYHHVLFHGYVGALITVAVCAALARQRKAVALLSLAAFHLHLLCDLVGSGPGWGIVYFWPTLPQEFFWRGQWNLASWQNSLIGLAATLACLACALRWRRTAVEVLSARWDAEVTRALRRRFLGEGPPSV is encoded by the coding sequence ATGAACCCCATCGTTCATGCGGAGCTGTCCTGGCTGGCCGCCCAAGGGCTGCGCGAGCGCCGGGACCGGGTGCTCGTCACGTGCGCGGGGCTGGCGCCGGATCTCGATGGCCTCTCCCTGCTCGGGGGAGAGGCCTTCTACGCCCGCTACCACCACGTTCTCTTTCATGGGTATGTGGGCGCGCTGATCACCGTGGCCGTCTGCGCGGCGCTCGCGCGGCAGCGCAAGGCGGTGGCCCTGCTGTCCCTGGCCGCTTTCCACCTGCACCTGCTGTGCGATCTGGTGGGAAGCGGGCCTGGCTGGGGCATTGTCTATTTTTGGCCCACCCTGCCCCAGGAGTTCTTCTGGCGCGGCCAGTGGAACCTGGCCTCCTGGCAGAACAGCCTCATTGGGTTGGCGGCGACCCTGGCCTGTCTGGCCTGTGCCCTGCGCTGGCGCCGCACCGCCGTAGAGGTGTTGTCGGCCCGGTGGGATGCCGAGGTGACGCGCGCCCTGCGGCGACGCTTCCTGGGAGAGGGTCCCCCTTCCGTATAA
- a CDS encoding serine/threonine-protein kinase PknK, with the protein MDYTFALTLPGYRIENLIARGGFGTLVSALRQEDGTRVAIKVAHAGNPLAELQLAREAEVLYTLGPPTVPTLYEVGSMEEGRPFLAMEYVSLPTLGEHLGRLSGPMSPSEFPSRALALIHALALIHTQGFVHCDLKPENIFLDDAASRVRVFDFGLAHALGAPGTPSEPTLSTSHGTYAGTAEYMAPEQCAGNQAVDARTDVYALGVILYEMLTGRPPFFGTPAEVFQAHLSLRPPRPSEMAPVSPDVEEMVLRCLTKERARRFPTMAAAGEALRAALLQNTPRVSASSRPTPPPAEEASRASQTRRSVAVLLFHSTANPLAVQKALATCGGQVAFREGSRFAGVFDPDAGENPVRRALRAAEALEEHRLAASVLVDVATVTVQRRPGSTPRYFGGPFTQKERYPTGAGTPPLLVTTAAADAVPDVRCVSIPDREGLLRPAEPELAPRADMTVLKLGSELLIGRGEELEGLWQSAQEAVNDSAPTVATMLGDRGYGKSHFSATLTRKLQQTLPQARVYELRAREPIGGDPDGTLRMLLRCALHDFERDDTGSEGTSRTSFFKRLGPTLATELWPGVSTTLGWSAPDSPEVQSRAAAPGALRSLAMRATAELLAATARIHPLCLLLDDAHFAEETALDALEYACLAERRAPLWVCVLARPEFERSRPAWGSRAARKYSLTLGPLSPVHAQALCRVLLRPVQNVPAMAVERIVERTRRVPLFLVELVRGLKRQGLMRQRGPGGSWYLVTDELDHVPEMRLVEWLADRELGVLPPALAAHARLCALLGSDFTLATAEGVVRELEREGGAADFPLDPRHATRRLLDLGLLVGHRQDDLSFRNELVREAAARTLPEAERVRIHRAAVNFYQSPAAAPERQRLPRLAFHAAAAGLRDEAVALYLDLAESARGRHAYLDAESMYSRVLELVDPADELRGLTALRGRGLMRYRIGRYDDSLADFARAREMARRRGDAQVEVEVLLDEAVALDWVNDYTRSDECVQEARVRAADVPSSHVQTHLLLGVGRSWFRQGRWERACPPLEAAVDRSRTLGDAGYETRVVAQLLLAVILPNLGRIDEAEAVLEEVISACVRRGDRFHLGGAINNRRNLWVARKDLGHAIKDQERFMHLGRELGVVGWEYFAEYNLGELLYQAGNTSAAAPHIARAIELERGHPEVASQPWALLLQARALAWEGQAEPAREVLEQVSEALSVRRPLRELSPSEAVLFAMVELATRQASPEEWTALQARSSEVSVEQEPLEVLELMALSALRRGEQPQAVRILQEALLRAESIPNLMEGRLRRTLERALSLGVESAPELPARR; encoded by the coding sequence GTGGATTACACCTTTGCGTTGACCTTGCCGGGCTACCGCATCGAGAACCTCATCGCCCGCGGCGGCTTCGGCACCCTGGTCAGTGCCCTCCGCCAGGAGGATGGGACGCGGGTGGCCATCAAGGTGGCCCATGCCGGCAACCCGCTGGCGGAGCTCCAGTTGGCGCGCGAAGCGGAGGTGCTCTACACCCTGGGCCCGCCCACCGTGCCCACCCTGTATGAGGTGGGCTCGATGGAGGAGGGGCGCCCCTTCCTCGCCATGGAGTACGTCTCGCTGCCCACCCTCGGGGAGCACCTGGGGCGGCTGTCCGGGCCCATGAGCCCCAGCGAGTTTCCCTCGCGCGCGCTGGCCCTCATCCATGCGCTGGCCCTCATCCACACCCAGGGCTTCGTCCATTGCGATCTCAAGCCGGAGAACATCTTCCTGGATGACGCGGCCTCGCGCGTGCGCGTCTTCGACTTCGGACTGGCCCACGCGCTGGGCGCCCCGGGCACCCCCAGCGAGCCCACCCTGAGCACCAGCCACGGCACCTACGCGGGCACCGCGGAGTACATGGCCCCCGAGCAATGCGCGGGCAACCAGGCGGTGGATGCGCGCACGGACGTGTACGCCCTGGGCGTCATCCTCTACGAGATGCTCACCGGCCGCCCGCCCTTCTTCGGGACCCCCGCGGAGGTGTTCCAGGCCCACCTCTCCCTGAGGCCCCCACGCCCCTCCGAGATGGCCCCGGTGTCGCCCGACGTGGAGGAGATGGTGCTGCGGTGTCTGACCAAGGAGCGCGCCCGGCGCTTCCCCACCATGGCCGCCGCCGGAGAGGCGCTGCGCGCGGCGCTGCTCCAGAACACCCCCCGCGTGAGCGCTTCGTCCCGCCCCACCCCGCCCCCCGCCGAGGAGGCTTCGCGCGCCTCCCAGACGCGCCGCTCGGTGGCGGTGCTGCTCTTCCACTCCACCGCCAACCCGCTCGCCGTGCAGAAGGCGCTGGCCACCTGCGGCGGGCAGGTGGCCTTCCGCGAGGGCTCGCGCTTCGCCGGGGTGTTTGATCCCGATGCCGGGGAGAACCCGGTGCGCCGCGCGCTGCGCGCGGCGGAGGCGCTGGAGGAGCACCGGCTGGCCGCCAGCGTCCTGGTGGACGTGGCCACCGTCACCGTGCAGCGCCGCCCGGGCTCCACCCCCCGCTATTTCGGCGGCCCCTTCACCCAGAAGGAGCGCTACCCCACCGGCGCCGGCACCCCGCCGCTGCTGGTCACCACCGCGGCGGCGGACGCCGTGCCGGACGTGCGCTGCGTCTCCATTCCGGATCGCGAGGGGCTGCTGCGCCCCGCCGAGCCCGAGTTGGCCCCGCGCGCGGACATGACGGTGCTCAAGCTGGGCAGCGAGCTGCTGATCGGCCGGGGCGAGGAGCTGGAGGGGCTCTGGCAGAGCGCGCAAGAGGCCGTGAATGACAGCGCCCCCACCGTGGCCACGATGCTGGGCGACCGGGGCTACGGCAAGAGCCACTTCAGCGCCACGCTCACCCGGAAGCTCCAGCAGACGCTGCCCCAAGCCCGCGTGTATGAGTTGCGCGCCCGCGAGCCGATAGGCGGCGACCCCGACGGCACCCTGCGCATGCTGCTGCGGTGCGCGCTGCACGACTTCGAGCGGGATGACACGGGCTCGGAGGGCACGAGCCGCACCTCCTTCTTCAAGCGGCTGGGGCCCACGCTGGCCACCGAGCTGTGGCCCGGCGTGTCCACCACCTTGGGCTGGTCCGCGCCCGACAGCCCCGAGGTGCAGAGCCGGGCCGCGGCCCCGGGCGCGCTGCGCTCGCTGGCCATGCGCGCCACGGCGGAGCTGCTGGCGGCCACCGCGCGCATCCACCCCCTGTGCCTGCTCTTGGATGACGCGCACTTCGCCGAGGAGACGGCGCTGGACGCGCTGGAGTACGCCTGCCTCGCCGAGCGGCGCGCCCCGCTGTGGGTGTGCGTCCTGGCCCGCCCCGAGTTCGAGCGCAGCCGCCCAGCCTGGGGCTCGCGCGCGGCCCGCAAGTACAGCCTCACCCTCGGGCCGCTGTCCCCCGTGCACGCCCAGGCCCTGTGCCGCGTGCTGCTGCGCCCCGTGCAGAACGTGCCGGCGATGGCCGTGGAGCGCATCGTCGAGCGCACCCGGCGCGTGCCCCTCTTCCTGGTGGAGCTGGTGCGCGGCCTCAAGCGCCAGGGGCTGATGCGCCAGCGGGGCCCCGGCGGCAGCTGGTACCTCGTCACCGACGAGCTGGACCATGTGCCGGAGATGCGGCTGGTGGAGTGGCTGGCGGACCGGGAGCTGGGCGTATTGCCCCCGGCCCTCGCGGCGCACGCGCGGCTGTGCGCCCTGTTGGGCTCGGACTTCACCCTGGCCACGGCCGAGGGCGTGGTGCGCGAGTTGGAGCGCGAGGGCGGCGCCGCGGACTTCCCGCTGGACCCGCGCCATGCCACGCGCCGGTTGCTGGATCTCGGACTGCTCGTGGGCCACCGGCAGGACGACCTGAGCTTCCGCAACGAGCTGGTGCGCGAGGCGGCGGCGCGCACGCTGCCGGAGGCCGAGCGCGTCCGCATCCACCGCGCGGCCGTCAACTTCTACCAGAGCCCCGCCGCCGCCCCGGAGCGGCAACGGTTGCCGCGCCTGGCCTTCCATGCCGCCGCCGCCGGGCTGCGGGACGAGGCCGTGGCGCTCTACCTGGACCTGGCCGAGTCGGCCCGGGGCCGCCACGCGTACCTGGACGCCGAAAGCATGTACTCGCGCGTGCTGGAGCTGGTGGACCCGGCGGACGAGCTGCGCGGCCTCACCGCGCTCCGGGGGCGCGGCCTGATGCGCTACCGCATCGGCCGGTATGACGACTCGCTCGCCGACTTCGCCCGCGCCCGGGAGATGGCCCGGCGGCGAGGGGACGCACAGGTGGAGGTCGAGGTGTTGCTGGACGAGGCGGTGGCCCTCGACTGGGTGAATGACTACACCCGCTCGGATGAGTGCGTGCAGGAGGCGCGGGTGCGCGCCGCCGACGTGCCCTCCTCCCATGTCCAGACCCACCTGCTCCTGGGCGTGGGCCGCTCCTGGTTCCGCCAGGGCCGGTGGGAGCGCGCCTGCCCGCCGCTGGAGGCCGCGGTGGACCGCTCCCGCACGCTGGGGGACGCGGGCTATGAGACGCGGGTCGTGGCCCAGTTGCTCCTGGCCGTCATCCTCCCCAACCTGGGCCGCATCGATGAAGCCGAGGCCGTGCTGGAAGAGGTGATCTCCGCCTGCGTCCGGCGCGGGGACCGGTTCCACCTGGGGGGCGCCATCAATAACCGCCGCAACCTCTGGGTGGCGCGCAAGGACCTGGGGCACGCGATCAAGGACCAGGAGCGCTTCATGCACCTGGGCCGCGAGCTGGGCGTGGTGGGCTGGGAGTACTTCGCCGAGTACAACCTTGGCGAGTTGCTCTACCAGGCCGGCAACACTTCCGCCGCCGCGCCCCACATCGCCCGCGCCATCGAGTTGGAGCGGGGCCACCCGGAGGTGGCTTCCCAGCCGTGGGCGCTCCTGCTCCAGGCGCGCGCGCTGGCCTGGGAGGGCCAGGCGGAGCCCGCGCGGGAAGTGCTCGAACAGGTGAGCGAGGCGCTCTCCGTGCGGCGCCCACTGCGGGAGCTGAGCCCCTCCGAGGCCGTGCTCTTCGCCATGGTGGAGCTGGCCACGCGCCAGGCCAGCCCCGAGGAGTGGACAGCCCTCCAGGCCCGCTCCTCGGAAGTCTCCGTGGAGCAGGAACCCCTGGAGGTGCTGGAGCTGATGGCGCTCTCGGCACTGCGGCGGGGAGAGCAACCCCAGGCCGTGCGCATCCTCCAGGAGGCGCTCCTGCGTGCCGAGAGCATCCCCAACCTCATGGAGGGGAGGCTGCGCCGGACGCTGGAGCGGGCGCTCAGCCTGGGCGTTGAATCAGCTCCAGAGCTACCAGCGCGGCGATGA
- a CDS encoding OPT/YSL family transporter yields the protein MNAPPESLDSPAVAVAPVLTSPRLVTSPVPGALTGEFTARSLVGGCAIGALLAITNVYMGLKTGWWESGSIIAAVLGFSGLTALGRRWGGGPSMLETNLTQTTASAVGAMPAVAGLLGSIPALTMMGLSVPAWGIVVWSATLGVLGVLAAYLLRSRLLDQEGLAFPTGVATAELITALHRTGRVERPGRAQVLLGSGLFTMAMTWLRDVQAWVPAVTGAPGRLAGLPASTFTLGIGWSPMLMAVGMMAGLQMSLSMVLGALVSWVAIAPELARAGSVDSHLGYDGFSVWLTWPGVGLMVGAAVVSLAAQARSLLGAAAKDLRSLGSAEEPSLGRWAVWTGVGASVLTLVLGRVVFGLPVLHTLLALALVLPLCAVCARGAGQMDISPVSQMGQLTQVASGTVFPGPTGLNVAAGSVVAGAVAQTGVSLWSYKAGHLLKSSPARQMLSQMLGVLVGSLVSVPVYLLLVDTYGLGEALPVPSAHQFRIVASVSIQGLEGLPPYAARAAAIGFFVGAGLTLAARGRLERLVPSAVAMGLGMLLPAHYAITIGLGALLVTVARRVRPDMVDAHMPALGAGAIAGESIMGLLIAALVALELIQRPG from the coding sequence ATGAACGCTCCGCCGGAGTCCTTGGACTCCCCGGCCGTCGCTGTCGCCCCCGTGCTCACGTCCCCTCGGCTGGTGACCAGCCCTGTTCCTGGGGCGCTGACCGGGGAGTTCACGGCGCGTTCCCTGGTGGGCGGCTGTGCCATTGGCGCGTTGCTGGCCATCACCAACGTCTACATGGGGCTGAAGACGGGCTGGTGGGAGAGCGGGTCCATCATCGCGGCGGTGCTGGGCTTCAGCGGCTTGACGGCCTTGGGGCGCCGCTGGGGGGGGGGCCCGTCGATGCTGGAGACGAACCTCACGCAGACGACGGCCTCCGCGGTGGGGGCGATGCCGGCCGTGGCGGGGCTCCTGGGGTCCATTCCGGCGTTGACGATGATGGGCCTGTCGGTGCCCGCCTGGGGCATCGTGGTTTGGAGCGCCACGCTGGGGGTGCTGGGGGTGCTGGCGGCGTACCTGCTGCGCAGCCGCCTCCTGGACCAGGAAGGGCTGGCGTTTCCCACCGGCGTGGCCACCGCGGAGCTCATCACCGCCCTGCACCGCACGGGGCGGGTGGAGCGGCCAGGGCGCGCCCAGGTGCTGCTGGGCTCTGGGTTGTTCACCATGGCCATGACGTGGCTGCGCGATGTGCAGGCGTGGGTGCCCGCGGTGACGGGGGCGCCGGGACGTCTGGCGGGGCTGCCCGCCTCCACCTTCACGCTGGGCATTGGCTGGAGCCCCATGCTGATGGCGGTGGGGATGATGGCGGGGCTTCAGATGTCCCTGAGCATGGTCCTGGGGGCGCTCGTGTCCTGGGTGGCCATCGCGCCGGAGCTCGCCCGGGCCGGGAGCGTGGACTCCCACCTGGGGTATGACGGCTTCTCCGTGTGGCTCACCTGGCCCGGCGTGGGGTTGATGGTGGGCGCGGCCGTGGTGTCCCTGGCCGCGCAAGCGCGCTCCCTGCTCGGGGCGGCCGCGAAGGATTTGCGCTCCTTGGGCAGCGCCGAGGAGCCCTCCTTGGGCCGCTGGGCGGTGTGGACTGGGGTGGGGGCGAGCGTGCTGACGCTGGTGTTGGGCCGGGTGGTGTTCGGGCTGCCCGTGCTGCACACCTTGCTGGCGCTGGCGCTCGTGCTGCCGCTGTGCGCGGTGTGTGCGCGCGGGGCGGGGCAGATGGACATCTCCCCGGTGAGCCAGATGGGGCAGCTGACCCAGGTGGCCTCGGGCACCGTCTTCCCGGGGCCCACGGGGCTCAACGTCGCGGCGGGTTCGGTGGTGGCGGGCGCGGTGGCGCAGACGGGGGTGAGCCTTTGGTCCTACAAGGCGGGGCACCTGCTGAAGTCCTCTCCGGCGCGCCAGATGCTGTCCCAGATGCTGGGGGTGCTCGTCGGCTCGCTGGTGAGCGTGCCCGTGTACCTGCTGCTGGTGGACACCTACGGGCTCGGTGAGGCGCTGCCCGTGCCATCCGCGCACCAGTTCCGCATCGTGGCCAGCGTGTCCATTCAAGGGCTTGAGGGGCTGCCGCCCTATGCCGCCCGGGCGGCGGCCATCGGCTTCTTCGTGGGCGCGGGGCTGACGCTGGCCGCGCGGGGGCGCCTGGAGCGGCTGGTTCCCTCGGCGGTGGCGATGGGGCTGGGCATGCTCCTGCCGGCGCACTACGCCATCACGATTGGCCTGGGCGCCCTGCTGGTGACCGTCGCGCGGCGGGTGCGTCCGGACATGGTGGACGCGCACATGCCCGCGCTCGGCGCGGGGGCCATCGCGGGCGAATCCATCATGGGCCTGCTCATCGCCGCGCTGGTAGCTCTGGAGCTGATTCAACGCCCAGGCTGA